A single Montipora foliosa isolate CH-2021 chromosome 7, ASM3666993v2, whole genome shotgun sequence DNA region contains:
- the LOC138010248 gene encoding uncharacterized protein, which yields METVFSLGTDGNLWEHLKANKVRCASSKATKKLYLYGIKQPLQVASTFTADVFVGNRVLNEVEFVVIESEGHTLLGRETAIALGVLKLEPQINSLQFSPDRENRGPNILDTFPGCCEGIGKLKDFQLKIPIDAEVQLVAKPIRRVPYHLRDKLTKKLKELVELDIIKEVRGPTS from the coding sequence ATGGAAACAGTGTTCTCGTTGGGGACTGATGGCAATTTGTGGGAgcatttgaaagcaaataaggTCCGATGTGCGTCAAGCAAGGCTACTAAGAAATTGTATTTGTATGGCATTAAGCAGCCATTGCAAGTTGCAAGCACTTTTACTGCAGATGTGTTTGTTGGAAATAGAGTGTTAAATgaggttgaatttgttgttatAGAGAGTGAGGGACATACCCTTTTGGGGCGGGAGACAGCTATTGCTCTTGGTGTGTTGAAGCTGGAACCTCAAATTAATTCACTGCAGTTTTCTCCTGATAGGGAAAACAGGGGACCCAACATTTTAGACACGTTTCCAGGATGTTGTGAAGGCATTGGAAAACTGAAGGATTTTCAGTTAAAGATTCCTATTGATGCAGAGGTACAACTTGTAGCAAAGCCAATAAGACGTGTCCCCTATCATCTCCGGGATAAATTAACCAAAAAATTGAAGGAACTTGTTGAACTTGACATTATTAAGGAAGTCAGGGGACCAACTTCATAG